Part of the Lichenicola cladoniae genome is shown below.
AGGTGCCATGTGGGACGGCAAGGGGGTAAATTTCGCACTGTTTTCCGCCAACGCCACCAAGGTCGAGGTTTGTCTGTTCAGCCAGGACGGGCATACCGAGCTCGAGCGCATCACGTTGCCCGAGTATACCGACCAGATTTTTCACGGCTATCTGCCGAACATCGGTCCGGGGCAGGTGTATGGCTATCGTGTCCATGGACCTTACGAGCCGGAAGCCGGTCACCGCTTCAACCCGAACAAGCTGCTACTCGATCCCTATGCCCGTGCCCATGTCGGCGAACTGAAGTGGGATCCGGCGGTGTTCGGCTATACGCTCGGCCATCCGGACGACGACCTGAGCTTCGACGAGCGCGATAGTGCGCCGTTCGTGCCGAAATGCGTCGTGACCGACCCCAATTTCGACTGGCACGGGCAGGCGGCGCGCAACCCGATCGCCTGGGACAAGACCGTCCTCTACGAGACCCATGTGCGCGGCTACACCAAGCTGCATCCGGCTGTTCCGGAAGCGCTGCGCGGCACCTATGCCGGCCTGCACACCAAGGAAGTTCTCGACTACATCCGCTCTATTGGCGTGACCTCGGTCGAGTTGCTTCCGGTCCATAGTTTCGTCAACGACAGCCAGCTTCTCGAGAAGGGCCTCACCAACTACTGGGGCTACAACACGATCGGCTTCTTCGCACCCGACCCTCGCTATGCCCATGACCGCTTCGAGTGCCTGCGCGAATTCAAGGAGATGGTCGCCGGCATCCATGCGGCCGGGCTCGAGGTCATTCTGGACGTGGTGTACAACCACACCGCCGAGGGCAACGAGCGCGGTCCGACCCTGTCGTTCAAGGGCATCGACAACGCATCGTACTACCGTCTGACGGCCGGGCAGCCGCGCTACTACGTCAACGACACGGGAACCGGCAACACCGTCAACCTGTCGCATCCGCGCGTCATCCAGATGGTCACTGATAGTCTGCGCTACTGGGCCAACGAGATGCATGTCGACGGCTTCCGGTTCGACCTCGGCACCATCCTGGCCCGCGAGCCCAACGGCTTCGACAACCAGTCCGGCTTCCTGAAGGCCTGCGGCCAGGATCCGACCCTCGGCAGCGTGAAGCTGATCGCAGAGCCTTGGGATTGCGGTCCGGGGGGCTACCAGGTTGGTGAATTTCCGCCCGGATGGGCCGAGTGGAACGATAAGTTCCGTGACATCACCAGGGAATACTGGAAGGGCTCGGTGCCGGCGACCGCCCTGCTGCCCCGCCTGCTGGGCAGCCCCGGCGAGTTCGATCATCAGGGTCGCAAGCCCTGGGCCTGCGTCAATTTCATCACTGCCCATGACGGCTTCACGCTCAACGATTGCGTCACCTACGAGGAAAAACACAACGACGCCAACGGCGAGGACAACAAGGACGGCTCGTCCGACAACCGCTCGTCGAACTACGGGGTCGAGGGGCCGAGCGACGATCCGGACATCCAGCGCATACGCGCCCGGCAGATCCGCAACATGCTGTCGACCCTGCTGCTTAGCCAGGGTACGCCGATGCTGCTCGCCGGCGACGAGTTCGGCCGCACCCAGAACGGCAACAACAACGCCTACTGCCAGGATAGCGACATAAGCTGGGTGAACTGGAACATCGAGGAGAAGGGCCAGAGCCTGATCCGCTTCGTATCCCGGCTGACCGCGCTTCGCCGTCGTTTCCCGATCCTGCGCCGCGGCCGCTTCCTGACCGAGGCTTACAACGAGGAACTCGACATCAAGGAGCTGACCTGGGTCGATGCCGGCGGCGGCGAGATCGGACCGGATGGTTGGGATGGAACCCAGTGCTTCGGCCTGATGCTGGATGGCCGTGCGCAGCCGACCGGCATACGTCGCCGTGGTTCCGACGCGACGCTGCTGATGGTGTTCAACGCCTGGAGCGACCTGGTCGAGTTCAAGCTGCCGCCGACCATCGACGAACAGTGGAAGCTGCTGATCGACACCAACATCTCCGAAGAGGAGGAGGAGCGCGAGAACCAGATCTTCCCGTCGGGTCACACCTACGGCGTGACCGGCCACTCCTTCCTGATGTTCGAGCTCGAGCCGGACCATCATTCATGACGCACTCGGCCCAGCATCTCTCGCAGGGCGCCCAGATCGAAGCGGACGGTGTCCGCTTCCGGCTATGGGCACCCGGCTGCGACCATGTGTCGCTGTTCCTGGAAAAAGGCGAACGCGTTCTCGCGATGCAGCGGCAACCCGGAGATTTCTTCGAGCTGCTGGTGGAGGATGCCGGCCCAGGCACCCTCTACCGCTACCAGTTGCCGGACGGCATGAAGGTGCCCGACCCGGCCTCACGCTTCCAGCCGCAGGATGTGCACGGGCCGAGCGAGGTCATCGATCCGAACGCCTATGACTGGACCGAGACCTGGGGCGGCCTGCCCTGGGATCGTGTCGTCCTCTACGAGTTGCATGTCGGCGCCTTCACGCCCGAGGGCACCTTCGCAGCCGCTGCCGGGAAACTCGACCATCTGGCCGGGCTCGGGATTACCGCCATCGAGATCATGCCGGTCGCCGACTTTCCGGGTGGCCGCAACTGGGGCTATGACGGCGTCCTGCCGTATGCACCGGATTCAAGCTATGGCCGGCCGGAAGATTTCAAGGCGCTGGTCGAGGCCGCACACCAGCGCGGTATCGCCGTTCTTCTCGACGTGGTCTATAACCATTTCGGACCTGACGGAAACTATCTGCCTGTCTACGCGCCGCAGTTCTTTACCGACCGGCACAAGACCCCCTGGGGCGCCGCGGTCAATTTCGACGGCCAGCATGCCAAGCCCGTACGCGAGTTCATCATCCGGAATGCGCTGTACTGGATCGAGGAGTTCCACCTCGACGGGCTTCGGTTCGATGCGGTGCATGCAATCATCGATGATGGCGACAGGCATCTTCTCGATGAGCTCGCCGAGCGCGTCCGCGCCTCGGAAGATCGTCCGCTGCACCTTCTGCTCGAGAACGAGGATAACGACCCGGTCCGGCTGCAGCGGCGCGGCCGCGACCCTGTGCACTACACGGCGCAGTGGAACGACGATGTCCACCACGTGCTGCACACCGCGGCCACGCATGAGCGCACCGGCTACTATGCCGACTACGAAGGCAATACCGACCTGCTCGGCAAGGCCCTTGCGGAAGGGTTCGGATACCAGGGGCAGATGATGCCTTATCGCGGCAGTGCCCGTGGTGCACCCAGTGCGTCGCTGCCGCCGGGCGCGTTCGTCGCCTTCATCCAGAACCACGACCAGATCGGCAACCGCGCTTTCGGCAACCGGCTTGGCACCATCGCCAAGCCCGAGGCGATGCGGGCGCTGGCGGCGACCTATCTGTTGCTGCCGCAGACGCCGATGATGTTCATGGGCGAGGAATGGGGCGCCACCGAGCCGTTCCCGTTCTTCTGCGACTTCGAGGGCGACCTGGCCGACGCAGTGCGCAAGGGCCGCCGCGAGGAATTCGCCCGGTTCCCGGAATTCCAGGACCCCAAGCAGCGCGACCAAATCCCCGATCCGCTGGCGGACACCACGTTCGCCTCCGCCAAGCTCGACTGGTCGCATATCGACCGCAACCATCTGGCGCATTACCGGAACCTGATCGCGGCGCGCCGTCAGCATATCGTGCCGCTGCTTCCGCGCATCACCGGAGGCGGCACCGCAACACGCTTCGGCGACGAGGCGGTCCAGGTCCGCTGGCAGGCCGGTGCGGACACGCTGGTGCTTGCCGCGAACCTGTCGGCCCAGCGCGTCGATTTTCCGGCCGCTGCCGGCCTCGTCCTCTGGAGCGAAGGCGACACCATCCCCGCCCTCGGACCCTGGTCGGTCCGCTGGACCCTGGAGACCGCATGACCACGCCTGCTTCCGTAATGCCCAGGGCCACCTATCGCCTGCAGTTCCATGCGGGCTTCGGCTTCAAGGACGCCACCGCGATCGCGCCGTATCTGGGTCGCCTGGGCGTCAGCCACGTCTACGCCTCGCCTTACCTGAAGGCGCGGCCGGGCAGCACGCATGGCTACGACATCACCGATCACCAGGCGCTGAACCCGGAACTCGGCACCGAGGAGGATTTCTCCGCCATGGTGGCGGCATTGCGCCAGGCCGGGCTCGGGCAGATCCTGGATTTCGTGCCCAACCACATGGGTGTCGGCGGTTCGGACAATCCGCTCTGGCTCGATGTGCTGGAATGGGGTCCGGAGTCGGAACACGCAGGCTGGTTCGACATCGACTGGGATCCGGATCGCCGCTACCTGCTGAACAAGCTGCTGGTGCCGTTTCTCGGCGACCAGTACGGCGTCGAACTCAAGGCCGGCAACCTCGCGCTCAAATACGACGAGGACGAGGGCACTCTTGCGGTCTGGGCCTACGATACCCACAAGCTGCCGATCTGCCCGCTATTCTACGATCGCATTCTGGCGCATGAGAATGCGGGCCTCGACCGGCTCAGCGATCTGTTCTCCGACCTGCCGATGTGGCGGCCGCAGGTGGCTGAGCGCGCGCGTGCGCTGAAGGCCGAGCTTGCGGCGCTGCTGAACGACGATGCCGAGGCCCGTGCGGCACTCGACGCCCAGATCGCTTCGTTCAACGGGGATTGGAAGGCGCTCGACGCGCTGATCCAAGAGCAGTTCTGGCGCGTCGCGTACTACGGCGTCGCCGGCGACGACATCAACTACCGCCGGTTCTTCAACATCAATGATCTCGCCGGCTTGCGCATGGAACTACCGGCGGTGTTCCGCCATGCGCATGCGCGGATCATCCCCTGGGTCGAGGACGGCACGCTCGACGGCATCCGGCTCGACCATGTCGACGGGCTGCTCGATCCGAAGCGGTATTTCGACGATCTGCGGGCCGCCTCCACGCGCCCCTTCTATCTGGTGATCGAGAAGATCCTGGCGGCACACGAGCAGCTTCGCGAGGATTGGCCGGTCGAAGGTACCACCGGCTACGATTTCACCAACCTCGTGCTCGGCGCGATGATCAACCCGGCTGCCGAGGAAAGCTTCACCGAGACCTACAAGTCGTTCACCGGGCTGGTCACGCCGTTCGCCGAAATCGTGCGCGAGTGCAAGATCCGCATCATGGAAAACGAGATGGCGAGCGAGCTGAACGTGCTCGGCCGCGATGCCGGACGTGTCGCCCGCCAGAACCCGATGACCGCGGATTTCACCCGCAACATCCTGCAGCGCGCGATCAAGCAGATCGTCGCCAGCTTCCCGGTCTATCGCACCTATATCGACATGGACGGCGCCCAGGAGGATGCCGACCGACGCGATCTCGACTGGGCGATGGCGCAGGCGCGACGCGGCGATTCCAACATCGACCCGTCGGTGTTCGACTTCCTGCATGGCGCGTTGTCGGGCCAGGTGGTGGCCGCGCCGAAAAGCGGTTTCAGCCGTACCGCCGTGCTGCGGTTCGCAATGAAGCTGCAGCAGTATTCCGGCCCGGTCATGGCCAAGGGACTCGAGGACACCACCTTCTATCGCTACAACCGGCATGTCGCGCTGAACGAAGTGGGCGGCGAACCGGAACGCTTCGGCATCAGCGCCAACGCGTTCCACAAGGCCAATGCCCAGCGCGCGAAGAACTGGCCGCACGCGATGCTCGGCACCTCGACCCACGACACCAAGCGTGGCGAGGATACCCGCGCCAGGCTGGCCGTGCTCTCCGACCTGCCCGAGGAGTGGAGCCGCCAGGTCACCATCTGGAGCCGGCTGCTGCGTGCCCGCCGGGGCGATATCGGCGGGAACGCCCCACCCGATCGCAACGATGAGTACCTGCTCTACCAGCTTCTGGTCGGCTCCTGGCCGGTGGAACTTCTCGAGCAAACCGACGAGGCGGCGTTGCAGGTCTATGCCGAGCGTCTCAAGGGTGCGCTCGAGAAGTCGATGCGCGAGGCCAAGCTGCACTCGACCTGGACCGCCCCGGATACCGCCTACGAGGACGCGATGCAGGCCTTCGCCCGCGATGCGCTCGACACCAACCGTGGCGGCTTCCTCGCGAGCTTCCTGCCGTTCGCACAGCGGGTCGCCCGCCTCGGCGTACAGAACAGCCTGATCCAGACGGTGATGAAGCTGACCCTCCCTGGCATGCCCGACATCTACCAGGGCTGCGAGATGTGGGACCTGAGCCTGGTCGACCCGGATAATCGTCGGCCGGTCGACTACACCGTGCGGCAGGTGGCGCTGGCGGACCTCGAGCCCAGGCTGGAGCATGTCGAAGGCCGTGGCAGCCTGCTCGGCGAGTTGCTGCAGGACTGGCATGACGGCCGGATCAAGCTGGCCGTGACCGCGCTGCTTCTCGACCTGCGCCGGGAGCAGACCTCCCTGTTCGCGACCGGGAGCTATGAGCCGGTGTCGATCGAAGGCGGCAAGTCGGACCAGGCGCTCGGCTATATGCGCGGCGCCGACGACCAGCGGCTGGTGGTGCTCGTCGCCCGCTACCCGGGGCTGCGCGAGACCGATCCTGACTGGGGCGATACCGTGGCCATGCTGCCGGACGGGCGTTGGACCGACTGGTTGAGCGGCCGCGTCGTCGAAGGTGGCCAGGCGGTGAAGCTGGGCGAGTTGTTCGACGTGCTGCCGGCAGTGGTGCTGCGGTCGAGCTGATCTCCCCGCCCGTTCGCCACGTGTCCGCATGCCATGCGGATGACATCGGCGAGCGGGCAGGCTAGCCTCCGGGGCCAGAACCGGAGGATCACCCGATGCCCGATCCGCAGACCGACACCCACCCTGTTCCCGCGCCGCCGCTCGGCTTCACGCACGAACAGATCGAGGCGCTCTACTTCAACGCGGCGCGCGAAGGACAGGACGACCTCCTGGCGCAGTTTCTCGATGCCGGCGCAGACCCCAACCGGATCGACGGGAAGGGCTACACGCCGCTGATCCTGGCATCCTATAACGGTCATGCGGCGGCCACCGAGTTGCTGCTCGCTCGCGGTGGCGATCCGAAACTGCGCGACGGCAAGGGCAACACCGCTCTGTCCGGCGTCGCCTTCAAGGGCGACATCCCCATCGCGCGCCTGCTGCTCGAGGCGGGTGCTGCGATCGATGCA
Proteins encoded:
- the glgX gene encoding glycogen debranching protein GlgX; this translates as MSGFIKNNLREGLPYPRGAMWDGKGVNFALFSANATKVEVCLFSQDGHTELERITLPEYTDQIFHGYLPNIGPGQVYGYRVHGPYEPEAGHRFNPNKLLLDPYARAHVGELKWDPAVFGYTLGHPDDDLSFDERDSAPFVPKCVVTDPNFDWHGQAARNPIAWDKTVLYETHVRGYTKLHPAVPEALRGTYAGLHTKEVLDYIRSIGVTSVELLPVHSFVNDSQLLEKGLTNYWGYNTIGFFAPDPRYAHDRFECLREFKEMVAGIHAAGLEVILDVVYNHTAEGNERGPTLSFKGIDNASYYRLTAGQPRYYVNDTGTGNTVNLSHPRVIQMVTDSLRYWANEMHVDGFRFDLGTILAREPNGFDNQSGFLKACGQDPTLGSVKLIAEPWDCGPGGYQVGEFPPGWAEWNDKFRDITREYWKGSVPATALLPRLLGSPGEFDHQGRKPWACVNFITAHDGFTLNDCVTYEEKHNDANGEDNKDGSSDNRSSNYGVEGPSDDPDIQRIRARQIRNMLSTLLLSQGTPMLLAGDEFGRTQNGNNNAYCQDSDISWVNWNIEEKGQSLIRFVSRLTALRRRFPILRRGRFLTEAYNEELDIKELTWVDAGGGEIGPDGWDGTQCFGLMLDGRAQPTGIRRRGSDATLLMVFNAWSDLVEFKLPPTIDEQWKLLIDTNISEEEEERENQIFPSGHTYGVTGHSFLMFELEPDHHS
- the treY gene encoding malto-oligosyltrehalose synthase — translated: MTTPASVMPRATYRLQFHAGFGFKDATAIAPYLGRLGVSHVYASPYLKARPGSTHGYDITDHQALNPELGTEEDFSAMVAALRQAGLGQILDFVPNHMGVGGSDNPLWLDVLEWGPESEHAGWFDIDWDPDRRYLLNKLLVPFLGDQYGVELKAGNLALKYDEDEGTLAVWAYDTHKLPICPLFYDRILAHENAGLDRLSDLFSDLPMWRPQVAERARALKAELAALLNDDAEARAALDAQIASFNGDWKALDALIQEQFWRVAYYGVAGDDINYRRFFNINDLAGLRMELPAVFRHAHARIIPWVEDGTLDGIRLDHVDGLLDPKRYFDDLRAASTRPFYLVIEKILAAHEQLREDWPVEGTTGYDFTNLVLGAMINPAAEESFTETYKSFTGLVTPFAEIVRECKIRIMENEMASELNVLGRDAGRVARQNPMTADFTRNILQRAIKQIVASFPVYRTYIDMDGAQEDADRRDLDWAMAQARRGDSNIDPSVFDFLHGALSGQVVAAPKSGFSRTAVLRFAMKLQQYSGPVMAKGLEDTTFYRYNRHVALNEVGGEPERFGISANAFHKANAQRAKNWPHAMLGTSTHDTKRGEDTRARLAVLSDLPEEWSRQVTIWSRLLRARRGDIGGNAPPDRNDEYLLYQLLVGSWPVELLEQTDEAALQVYAERLKGALEKSMREAKLHSTWTAPDTAYEDAMQAFARDALDTNRGGFLASFLPFAQRVARLGVQNSLIQTVMKLTLPGMPDIYQGCEMWDLSLVDPDNRRPVDYTVRQVALADLEPRLEHVEGRGSLLGELLQDWHDGRIKLAVTALLLDLRREQTSLFATGSYEPVSIEGGKSDQALGYMRGADDQRLVVLVARYPGLRETDPDWGDTVAMLPDGRWTDWLSGRVVEGGQAVKLGELFDVLPAVVLRSS
- a CDS encoding ankyrin repeat domain-containing protein; amino-acid sequence: MPDPQTDTHPVPAPPLGFTHEQIEALYFNAAREGQDDLLAQFLDAGADPNRIDGKGYTPLILASYNGHAAATELLLARGGDPKLRDGKGNTALSGVAFKGDIPIARLLLEAGAAIDAPNHVGRTPLMFAVMFGREAMVNFLLGQGADPTIHDGEGTTAIILAERQGSVTLAQRMSTRR
- the treZ gene encoding malto-oligosyltrehalose trehalohydrolase — its product is MTHSAQHLSQGAQIEADGVRFRLWAPGCDHVSLFLEKGERVLAMQRQPGDFFELLVEDAGPGTLYRYQLPDGMKVPDPASRFQPQDVHGPSEVIDPNAYDWTETWGGLPWDRVVLYELHVGAFTPEGTFAAAAGKLDHLAGLGITAIEIMPVADFPGGRNWGYDGVLPYAPDSSYGRPEDFKALVEAAHQRGIAVLLDVVYNHFGPDGNYLPVYAPQFFTDRHKTPWGAAVNFDGQHAKPVREFIIRNALYWIEEFHLDGLRFDAVHAIIDDGDRHLLDELAERVRASEDRPLHLLLENEDNDPVRLQRRGRDPVHYTAQWNDDVHHVLHTAATHERTGYYADYEGNTDLLGKALAEGFGYQGQMMPYRGSARGAPSASLPPGAFVAFIQNHDQIGNRAFGNRLGTIAKPEAMRALAATYLLLPQTPMMFMGEEWGATEPFPFFCDFEGDLADAVRKGRREEFARFPEFQDPKQRDQIPDPLADTTFASAKLDWSHIDRNHLAHYRNLIAARRQHIVPLLPRITGGGTATRFGDEAVQVRWQAGADTLVLAANLSAQRVDFPAAAGLVLWSEGDTIPALGPWSVRWTLETA